A section of the Aricia agestis chromosome 4, ilAriAges1.1, whole genome shotgun sequence genome encodes:
- the LOC121726483 gene encoding uncharacterized protein LOC121726483 → MNPCRTAFSAAINNGKKMMHSNGNALIRPMLRCAPVALIWDRNAHTQDITKNMQFISNDKTKITTDPKTMKMDKQTSRPTCIMINWLLARQKHVMKYANLYLGRGFDVLSVSCTPWQLMWPMKGSQLVAGDLIKFLAANDNEQPLVIHGFSVGGYIWGEVCAHVIDNKDLYQPVLDRVAAQTWDSAADVTEITIGVPAAVFPKNKIMQKTLKAYMEYHMKTFHAAATVHYIRSSQLFHTNLCHAPALFLLSASDPVGDERSNRAVYDSWLKMGVNCTWQCWDRSPHVQHYTKHREEYEALLTAHLQRNVPHLRAAEHARAAA, encoded by the exons atgaATCCCTGCAGGACTGCCTTCTCTGCAGCCATCAACAATGGGAAGAAAATGATGCATAGCAATGGCAAT GCACTCATCCGGCCCATGCTGCGGTGCGCGCCGGTCGCGCTCATATGGGACCGAAATGCGCACACACAGGACATCACCAAGAACATGCAGTTCATCAGCAACGACAAGACTAAGATCACCACAGACCCCAAAACCATGAA AATGGACAAGCAGACGTCTCGACCGACTTGCATCATGATTAACTGGCTGCTAGCGCGGCAGAAGCACGTGATGAAGTACGCCAACCTGTACCTGGGGAGGGGTTTCGACGTGCTCTCCGTGTCTTGCACGCCGTGGCAGCTCATGTGGCCCATGAAGGGCTCTCAG CTGGTCGCGGGCGACCTGATAAAGTTCCTGGCGGCGAACGACAATGAGCAGCCGCTGGTGATACACGGCTTCTCCGTTGGCGGCTACATCTGGGGCGAGGTTTGCGCGCACGTCATCGACAACAAGGACCT CTACCAGCCAGTGCTGGACCGCGTGGCGGCGCAGACGTGGGACAGCGCGGCCGACGTCACGGAGATCACGATAGGAGTGCCAGCAGCTGTGTTCCCTAAGAACAAGATCATGCAGAAGACACTCAAGGCTTATATGGA GTACCATATgaagacgttccacgcggcggCGACGGTGCACTACATCCGCTCATCGCAGCTGTTCCACACGAACCTGTGCCACGCGCCCGCGCTCTTCCTGCTGTCCGCCAGCGACCCCGTCGGCGACGAGCGCAGCAACCGCGCCGTCTACGACTCCTGGCTGAAGATGGGCGTCAAC TGCACGTGGCAGTGCTGGGACCGCTCCCCGCACGTGCAGCACTACACGAAGCACCGCGAGGAGTACGAGGCGCTACTGACGGCGCACCTGCAGCGCAACGTGCCGCACCTCCGCGCCGCAGAACACGCGCGCGCCGCAGCTTGA
- the LOC121726684 gene encoding probable ATP-dependent RNA helicase Dbp45A: MDETEGKEFSELGVKLWLIRQLCTLGIKTPTPIQKGCIPRILSGDDCIGAAKTGSGKTFAFALPILQHLAEDPYGIFALVLTPTHELAYQIADQFSILGQPLKLRICVVTGGSDQLEESLKLAKRPHIVVAMPGRLADHITGCDTFNLRKIKYLVLDEADRLFSESFQGDLETIFEVLPQKRQNLLFSATITDDVRESKLLPLDKERLTTWSETDETLTVSTLDQRYVVCPAYARDVYLVQTLRKYRETKPSSHIIVFTDTKKECQVLSMMMNSIGMDNVCLHGYMRQSERAAALAQFRSNLRCTLVATGVAARGLDVPTVHLVVNHKLPLEPNEYIHRVGRTARAGRSGLAISLITPHDLLRLGEIEDKIKTKLSEYKIDDDEAVKVFTTVSVARREQEAQLDNDEFEQRKRNYNVKRWIMAGVDPDQMEQGLEEMKRKRIKAAKKAKLAKIKQIQAQLKNEEAKSEENRLQPDIEDIDQTIKGEMKKVNKTFMKKDPRFKDFIGKVSKIKRKAENVQKSTEESSKKTKRIKNK; the protein is encoded by the exons ATGGATGAAACTGAAGGAAAAGAGTTTTCCGAGCTCGGAGTAAAACTGTGGCTCATTCGTCAGTTATGCACATTAG GTATAAAAACTCCAACACCAATTCAAAAAGGTTGTATACCAAGGATTCTATCAGGTGATGACTGTATTGGGGCTGCGAAGACTGGATCAGGGAAGACATTCGCTTTCGCCTTGCCAATACTACAGCATCTAGCTGAAGATCCATATGGAATATTTGCTTTGGTTCTTACACCTACTCATGAACTAGCATACCAA attGCAGATCAATTCAGTATACTTGGCCAGCCACTAAAACTCAGGATATGTGTGGTGACAGGAGGTTCAGATCAGTTGGAGGAGTCATTGAAGCTCGCAAAGAGGCCACACATAGTGGTGGCCATGCCAGGTAGACTGGCAGACCACATTACTGGCTGTGATACATTCAACTTGAGGAAAATTAAATATCTTGTATTGGATGAAGCTGATAG GTTATTTAGTGAATCATTCCAAGGGGACTTAGAAACTATATTTGAAGTACTACCACAGAAAAGACAGAACTTATTGTTCTCTGCAACAATCACTGATGATGTAAGAGAATCAAAGTTATTGCCTTTGGACAAAGAG agATTAACAACATGGTCGGAGACAGATGAGACACTGACTGTATCTACACTGGACCAGCGGTATGTGGTGTGTCCGGCGTACGCGAGAGATGTGTACTTGGTGCAGACCCTGAGGAAGTACAGAGAGACCAAGCCCAGTTCTCACATCATAGTTTTCACTGATACCAAAAA GGAGTGCCAAGTCCTCTCGATGATGATGAACTCGATCGGCATGGACAATGTGTGTCTCCACGGCTACATGCGGCAGTCCGAGCGAGCGGCAGCCCTTGCGCAGTTCCGCAGCAACCTGCGTTGTACGCTCGTCGCTACTGGCGTCGCGGCGCGAGGACTTGACGTGCCTACTGTACATCTAGTTGTCAACCACAAGCTGCCGCTAGAGCCTAACGAGTATATACACAG GGTGGGCAGAACAGCGCGTGCGGGCCGCAGCGGTCTCGCGATATCGCTCATCACGCCCCATGATCTACTGCGACTAGGCGAAATCGAAGACAAGATCAAGACCAAACTTAGCGAGTATAAGATTGATG ACGACGAGGCTGTAAAGGTGTTTACGACGGTGTCTGTGGCGCGGCGCGAGCAGGAGGCCCAGCTCGACAACGACGAGTTCGAGCAGCGCAAGCGCAACTACAACGTCAAGCGGTGGATCATGGCGGGCGTTGACCCAGACCAGATGGAGCAGGG ATTAGAAGAAATGAAACGTAAGCGCATAAAAGCGGCGAAAAAGGCTAAGTTAgccaaaataaaacaaattcagGCGCAATTGAAAAACGAGGAAGCAAAAAGCGAGGAAAATCGCTTGCAGCCAGACATAGAAGATATTGATCAAACAATCAAAGGAGAAATGAAGAAGGTTAACAAAACGTTCATGAAAAAGGACCCGAGGTTCAAAGATTTTATCGGCAAAGTCAGCAAGATCAAACGAAAAGCAGAAAATGTACAGAAAAGTACTGAAGAAAGTAGTAAAAAGACGAAAAGGATTAAGAATAAATAA